The following proteins come from a genomic window of Methanocella conradii HZ254:
- a CDS encoding DUF488 family protein: protein MMPVFFLAELDEGGVEELYEALMENEVGCVVDIRLTRGVDLEGALRRLSDLHGRCVDYRWLKVFGNPFFDRDDPVESYEGYLIGMDRELEDLYCLIMERRCCIVDDCADPMRSYRTALGEALKKRYGIAFADLTMAGRLVDRYGGPTIVDRRGR, encoded by the coding sequence ATGATGCCTGTGTTTTTCCTTGCCGAGCTTGATGAGGGGGGCGTTGAAGAGCTGTATGAAGCGCTGATGGAGAACGAGGTCGGCTGCGTCGTCGATATTAGGCTGACGAGGGGCGTGGACCTGGAGGGCGCCCTGAGGCGCCTGAGCGACCTGCATGGACGCTGCGTCGATTATCGATGGCTAAAGGTATTTGGGAACCCCTTCTTCGATAGAGATGACCCTGTCGAGTCCTATGAAGGCTACCTGATTGGCATGGACAGGGAGCTTGAAGACCTGTATTGTCTCATCATGGAGCGCCGCTGCTGCATCGTGGATGACTGTGCAGACCCGATGCGGTCGTACCGCACTGCCCTTGGCGAGGCCTTAAAAAAGAGGTACGGAATCGCCTTCGCGGACCTTACGATGGCCGGGCGCCTCGTCGACAGGTATGGAGGGCCAACGATAGTCGACAGGCGTGGACGCTAG
- a CDS encoding ECF transporter S component, translating to MVISMARYYFSTRDLLFIAILSCLGGVASTYVGYLASTFGGLTGIPFAGQFLSGLHIFWIMLIMAIVDKKGSGALAGLLKGFVEFVSGSHLGAGVLLVSLAEGIFAELGFWPLKRLNKTIGFIVAGALGSWANILINQLLYNRFGGNYYLLGTVSVFSLLSGAIFAGYMGLGIYRLLVDSGALKKPAEPKKSGIFSVPGMVAIVLIAFLAVLAGAYCVSLAQPSGGSTAPPATNGTDMHAKLYVECATGDNNTYDLADYASRFITVYAAKETRSGVEPARNYTGLPLSAIVEMQCAGGNPGHIDVIASDGYQQTFSASEVNDGIILVPNGKGLCDVVAKGRPGSMWVRDVVKIKLY from the coding sequence ATGGTGATATCTATGGCTAGATACTATTTTAGCACCAGGGATTTGCTGTTCATAGCGATACTAAGCTGCCTTGGAGGGGTGGCATCGACGTACGTCGGATACCTGGCAAGCACCTTTGGAGGCCTGACCGGCATACCTTTTGCGGGCCAGTTCCTCTCCGGGCTGCACATATTCTGGATTATGCTGATAATGGCGATCGTGGATAAGAAGGGCTCGGGAGCCCTGGCTGGCCTCCTGAAAGGCTTCGTGGAGTTCGTCTCGGGCAGCCACCTGGGGGCGGGCGTGCTCCTCGTCTCGCTGGCGGAGGGAATATTCGCCGAGCTCGGGTTCTGGCCGCTAAAAAGGCTCAACAAGACGATTGGGTTTATAGTCGCCGGCGCCCTGGGCTCCTGGGCGAACATACTCATAAACCAGTTGCTATATAACCGCTTTGGGGGCAACTATTATCTGCTCGGCACCGTAAGCGTTTTCTCCCTGCTATCGGGCGCCATATTCGCCGGCTACATGGGCCTGGGCATATACAGGCTTCTCGTCGATTCTGGCGCCCTCAAAAAGCCCGCAGAGCCTAAAAAGTCGGGCATTTTCAGCGTGCCTGGCATGGTGGCAATCGTCCTCATAGCTTTCCTGGCCGTGCTGGCCGGGGCGTACTGCGTGAGCCTGGCGCAGCCGTCAGGAGGCTCGACGGCACCTCCCGCTACGAACGGCACGGATATGCACGCTAAACTATACGTGGAATGCGCGACGGGCGATAATAACACGTACGACCTGGCAGACTACGCCTCCAGGTTTATCACGGTGTACGCCGCGAAGGAGACGAGGTCGGGCGTTGAGCCCGCCAGAAACTATACGGGGCTGCCCCTGAGCGCCATAGTGGAAATGCAGTGTGCCGGCGGCAACCCCGGGCATATTGACGTCATCGCAAGCGACGGGTACCAGCAGACGTTTTCGGCGTCAGAGGTTAACGATGGCATCATCCTCGTGCCGAATGGCAAAGGCCTGTGCGACGTCGTGGCAAAGGGCAGGCCTGGCTCAATGTGGGTGAGGGACGTCGTGAAAATAAAGCTTTACTAG
- a CDS encoding molybdopterin molybdotransferase MoeA has translation MPGINKFAKLTSVESALQALLNLCSPIGRTVKVDLEYADGRVVSRDVIAPRDNPHYDVCQVDGYAVRACDTAGCQGGRVLRPAAGGQVGPGTYVQVHTGGALPEGADAVVRMEDTDPADGGRLFYNEVKAGENVLARGSILRKGDVACAAGVQLKPTDIALLAKLGLTGVEVFERPRVLIVPTGDELVERGKEPGPGTVNESNGIMCFLFIKRYGGKPALYDIVRDDPSMIAEALKMGSRYDLIVTTGGTSVGVRDRMEEVVSRMGKVLVHGVALKPGRPMGIGYVESGDRRTPIVFLPGLTEACASTMLTFVVPAIRKLGHYPPLHPRREKARLTRGLPGFPGANAFHKLYIEGGMATPVPLMGGAPRPGDYVYAIVPESIEKYEEGEEVETVYLE, from the coding sequence ATGCCTGGTATAAACAAATTTGCTAAACTTACCAGCGTTGAGAGCGCATTGCAGGCGCTCCTCAATTTATGTAGCCCCATAGGGCGGACCGTGAAAGTTGACCTGGAATACGCTGACGGCAGGGTGGTCTCCAGGGATGTAATAGCGCCGAGGGATAACCCGCACTACGACGTCTGCCAGGTGGACGGGTACGCGGTCAGGGCGTGCGATACGGCGGGCTGCCAGGGCGGAAGGGTCCTGAGGCCTGCCGCTGGCGGCCAGGTAGGCCCTGGCACGTACGTGCAGGTGCACACGGGCGGGGCGCTGCCCGAAGGAGCCGACGCCGTAGTCAGGATGGAAGACACGGACCCGGCGGATGGAGGCAGGCTCTTCTATAATGAGGTGAAGGCAGGGGAAAACGTCCTCGCAAGGGGCAGCATCCTGCGAAAAGGCGACGTCGCCTGCGCAGCGGGCGTCCAGCTCAAGCCCACGGACATCGCTCTGCTGGCAAAGCTGGGGCTTACCGGCGTCGAAGTGTTCGAAAGGCCACGCGTCCTCATCGTGCCCACCGGCGACGAGCTGGTCGAGCGCGGCAAGGAGCCGGGCCCGGGCACCGTAAACGAGAGCAACGGCATCATGTGCTTTCTCTTTATAAAGAGGTACGGCGGCAAGCCAGCGCTATACGACATCGTGCGAGACGACCCCTCGATGATAGCAGAAGCGCTGAAGATGGGCAGCCGCTATGACCTTATAGTGACGACCGGGGGCACCTCGGTGGGCGTGAGAGACCGCATGGAGGAAGTCGTATCCAGGATGGGCAAAGTGCTCGTTCACGGGGTGGCGCTTAAGCCCGGAAGGCCGATGGGAATAGGCTACGTCGAAAGCGGCGACAGGCGAACTCCAATCGTGTTTCTGCCAGGGCTGACCGAGGCCTGCGCCTCGACCATGCTCACATTCGTGGTCCCCGCCATCCGAAAGCTGGGGCACTATCCTCCGCTTCACCCGCGAAGGGAGAAGGCCAGGCTCACGAGAGGCCTGCCCGGCTTCCCCGGCGCCAATGCGTTCCATAAGCTTTACATCGAGGGCGGCATGGCGACTCCCGTGCCCCTCATGGGTGGAGCGCCGAGGCCCGGCGACTACGTGTATGCCATAGTGCCGGAAAGCATCGAGAAGTATGAGGAAGGGGAAGAAGTGGAAACAGTATACCTGGAATAA
- the modA gene encoding molybdate ABC transporter substrate-binding protein, protein MEKNVKLVSGIFIMALMLAVLVAGCGGPSATPAATPKADLTVFAAASLSGAFNETKAAYEASHPNVNIIYNFDGTQSLRTQVEQGAYADVFASASASHMNALKGEGYMNNSTVANFANNKLAVIVPKDNPAKIGSLHDLANPGVKIVMGTKDVPVGSYTLQILDKMANNSSYGPDYRSKVMANVISQETTVNYVVAKVALGEADAGFVYVSDVPAEYRDKVSVVAIPDSLNVVAVYPIGVLKESKHPEEAQKFIDFVRSDEGKAILAKYGFTPV, encoded by the coding sequence ATGGAAAAGAACGTTAAGCTTGTAAGCGGCATTTTTATTATGGCATTGATGCTGGCAGTATTGGTGGCGGGGTGTGGCGGCCCGTCGGCGACGCCGGCTGCCACGCCGAAGGCCGACCTGACCGTGTTCGCGGCCGCCTCGCTGAGCGGCGCCTTCAATGAGACGAAGGCCGCCTACGAGGCAAGCCACCCGAACGTCAACATCATATATAATTTCGATGGCACCCAGAGCCTGCGGACCCAGGTCGAGCAGGGCGCCTATGCGGACGTGTTCGCCTCGGCCTCGGCGTCGCACATGAACGCCCTCAAGGGCGAGGGCTACATGAATAACTCCACTGTGGCTAACTTTGCCAACAACAAGCTCGCCGTGATAGTGCCAAAGGATAACCCGGCAAAGATAGGCAGCCTGCACGATTTGGCGAACCCGGGAGTGAAGATAGTAATGGGGACGAAGGACGTGCCAGTGGGCAGCTACACTCTACAAATACTTGATAAGATGGCAAACAACTCCTCGTACGGGCCGGATTACAGGAGCAAGGTGATGGCGAACGTCATATCGCAGGAGACTACCGTAAACTACGTCGTGGCCAAGGTGGCGCTGGGCGAGGCAGACGCGGGCTTCGTATACGTCTCGGACGTCCCCGCGGAGTACAGGGACAAGGTGTCGGTGGTCGCAATCCCGGACAGCCTGAACGTGGTGGCAGTATACCCGATAGGCGTGCTGAAGGAGTCAAAGCACCCTGAAGAGGCCCAAAAGTTCATAGATTTCGTCAGGTCAGATGAAGGCAAGGCCATCCTGGCAAAGTACGGCTTCACCCCGGTGTAA
- a CDS encoding Tfx family DNA-binding protein, giving the protein MKTGEKNLFLTDKQIEILRMKKKGMSQADIARALKTTRGNICIIENTALKNIEKAKNTIKFYRAMEAPIWLTIPGGTDLYDIPEIIFKAADKKRIKIAMDSAMVIVKLKTEAADRIRGRLTNDDIDISVDEHGNLTIN; this is encoded by the coding sequence ATGAAGACAGGCGAAAAGAACCTGTTCCTGACCGACAAGCAGATAGAGATATTAAGGATGAAGAAGAAAGGCATGTCGCAGGCGGACATCGCAAGGGCATTAAAGACCACCCGCGGCAACATCTGCATAATCGAGAACACGGCGCTAAAAAACATAGAGAAGGCCAAGAACACCATAAAGTTCTACAGGGCGATGGAAGCGCCCATATGGCTCACCATCCCGGGCGGCACCGACCTCTACGATATTCCTGAGATAATCTTTAAGGCGGCGGACAAGAAGCGCATCAAGATAGCGATGGACTCGGCCATGGTCATCGTGAAGCTTAAGACCGAGGCGGCGGACCGCATCCGCGGGCGGCTGACGAATGACGATATCGACATATCCGTGGACGAGCACGGGAACCTGACTATCAATTGA
- a CDS encoding FmdE family protein gives MQDFSDFQSVVRFHGHTCPGLIIGYRMAKRAMEELGVKRSGDEELVAIVMNDTCAVDAVQQVTGCTFGKGNLIFKDYGKHTFIFMNRKTGEAVRISESPSFEVRKVDPAFYDLRGKVLFGEPTPEDVAELQRRAPLVYDAMLRLPDEEIMIVRKARCELPHKARLFKSLVCESCGEKMAEPRARVADGKIVCMECFEEKYGGA, from the coding sequence ATGCAGGATTTCAGCGATTTTCAGTCCGTGGTGAGGTTCCACGGCCACACCTGTCCCGGCCTTATCATCGGTTACAGGATGGCGAAGAGGGCGATGGAGGAGCTGGGCGTCAAAAGGTCGGGCGACGAGGAGCTTGTCGCCATCGTGATGAACGATACGTGCGCCGTTGACGCGGTCCAGCAGGTGACGGGGTGCACTTTCGGCAAGGGGAACCTCATCTTCAAGGATTATGGCAAGCATACGTTCATATTCATGAACCGGAAGACTGGCGAGGCTGTCAGGATAAGCGAAAGCCCCTCCTTCGAGGTAAGGAAGGTGGACCCGGCGTTCTACGACCTCAGGGGCAAGGTACTATTCGGAGAGCCTACGCCGGAAGATGTGGCCGAATTGCAGCGAAGGGCGCCTTTAGTATATGATGCGATGCTTCGCCTGCCCGACGAAGAAATCATGATCGTCAGGAAGGCCAGGTGTGAGCTGCCCCATAAGGCCCGCCTGTTCAAGAGCCTCGTATGCGAGTCATGTGGCGAGAAGATGGCCGAGCCGAGGGCGAGGGTGGCCGATGGGAAGATAGTCTGCATGGAGTGCTTCGAGGAGAAATATGGGGGCGCATGA
- a CDS encoding ABC transporter ATP-binding protein — protein MLRIRVTRALRDFTLDVDIESDNGTVVLMGNNGSGKTTVLNMVAGIARPDAGVIKVKEKTFFDSEAGIDVPIEDRNVGYVFQNYALFPHMSVYDNVAFGPRMRGAPPGEVEERVKHELEALGMWGLRDAKASRLSGGQKQKVALARCLAARPSLLLMDEPLSALDAETQAWTRSCIKQHIRDGHMPAIIVTHSLADAIELGDMVFIMDRGRVAASGRADEMLKNGSHTFINSFFR, from the coding sequence TTGCTCAGGATTAGGGTCACGAGGGCGCTCCGGGACTTCACGCTTGACGTGGACATCGAGTCGGACAATGGCACGGTGGTGCTGATGGGCAATAACGGCTCGGGCAAGACGACGGTGCTGAACATGGTGGCCGGCATCGCCAGGCCTGACGCGGGCGTCATAAAGGTTAAAGAGAAGACGTTTTTCGACTCGGAAGCAGGGATAGACGTCCCGATCGAGGACCGTAACGTGGGCTACGTATTCCAGAATTATGCCCTGTTCCCCCACATGTCCGTGTACGATAACGTGGCCTTCGGCCCCCGCATGAGGGGGGCACCGCCGGGCGAGGTCGAGGAAAGGGTTAAGCACGAGCTGGAAGCGCTGGGAATGTGGGGGCTGAGAGATGCTAAGGCCTCAAGGCTTTCGGGGGGCCAGAAGCAGAAAGTGGCGCTGGCCAGGTGCCTCGCCGCAAGGCCATCGCTTCTCCTGATGGACGAGCCGCTCAGCGCCCTCGACGCCGAGACGCAGGCATGGACGAGGTCTTGTATAAAGCAGCACATCAGGGACGGGCACATGCCCGCCATCATAGTCACGCATAGCCTCGCCGACGCCATAGAGCTCGGCGACATGGTATTCATCATGGACAGAGGAAGGGTGGCGGCCAGCGGCAGGGCTGACGAGATGCTTAAAAACGGGTCCCACACGTTCATAAACAGCTTTTTCAGGTAG
- a CDS encoding nitrogenase component 1, with protein MSRVKQVNENQCQMCMPLGGVVAVKGVENAMPLVHGSQGCSTYMRLTNVEHYNEPLDIASSALNEKQTIYGGEASLRKALDNVIRVYRPKVIGVLTTCLAETIGEDVERIVEAYVKDRNIKDIDIIPVSTPSYGGSHTEGFWAATKEMIAYYARPAEKHAGINVIIPHVSTADIREIKRILGLMGIEYTLMPDYSMTLDRPYEERYHKVPPGGTRTPDISRMTGARATIQFGLTCPDELSPGLFLQQEYGVPLISLPLPIGLENTDRFLEALKMLGGRPMPEALALERGWLLDAMADSHKHNAEGRPVVYGEPELVYAFASMCAENGAVPVVIATGTRNGRLIARLKLLLAEADEPPTLLEEADFASILEAAAKMSANVAVGHSGGKLLTERLGIPVVRVGFPIHDRMGGQRILSVGYAGSLAFLDRFTNALLEKKLATYRQSKKEELLIKEEG; from the coding sequence ATGAGCCGGGTAAAGCAGGTCAACGAGAACCAGTGCCAGATGTGCATGCCGCTCGGCGGCGTCGTCGCCGTCAAGGGAGTCGAAAACGCCATGCCGCTCGTCCACGGCTCACAGGGCTGCAGCACGTACATGCGCCTCACGAACGTGGAGCATTACAACGAGCCCCTGGACATTGCCTCGTCAGCCCTGAACGAGAAGCAGACCATCTATGGCGGCGAGGCGAGCCTGCGAAAGGCGCTGGACAACGTCATACGGGTCTACCGGCCGAAGGTCATAGGCGTCCTGACAACCTGCCTCGCGGAAACCATAGGAGAGGACGTGGAGCGGATAGTCGAGGCCTACGTGAAAGACCGCAATATAAAGGATATAGATATTATACCGGTGTCCACGCCAAGCTATGGGGGAAGCCATACAGAAGGATTTTGGGCGGCCACGAAGGAGATGATCGCATATTATGCCAGGCCTGCAGAAAAGCATGCGGGCATAAACGTGATCATACCTCACGTAAGCACCGCAGACATCCGGGAGATAAAGCGCATCCTCGGGCTAATGGGGATCGAATATACCTTGATGCCCGACTACTCGATGACGCTGGACCGCCCATATGAGGAGCGGTATCATAAGGTCCCGCCCGGCGGGACGCGCACGCCTGATATTTCCCGCATGACGGGGGCCAGGGCCACCATCCAGTTCGGCCTGACATGCCCGGATGAGCTATCTCCTGGGCTGTTCCTGCAGCAGGAGTATGGCGTGCCCCTGATAAGCCTGCCGCTGCCCATCGGCCTGGAGAACACTGACCGTTTCCTGGAAGCCCTAAAAATGCTCGGTGGACGGCCTATGCCTGAAGCCCTTGCCCTGGAGAGAGGGTGGCTTCTCGACGCCATGGCCGACTCCCATAAGCATAATGCCGAAGGCCGGCCGGTCGTTTATGGCGAGCCCGAGCTGGTTTACGCCTTCGCCAGCATGTGCGCGGAAAATGGGGCCGTTCCCGTGGTAATTGCCACCGGGACGCGGAACGGCCGGCTCATCGCCAGGCTCAAGCTATTGCTGGCTGAAGCGGATGAGCCGCCCACGCTCCTCGAAGAGGCCGATTTCGCCTCCATCCTCGAGGCTGCCGCTAAAATGAGCGCCAACGTGGCAGTCGGCCACTCCGGGGGTAAGCTCCTGACAGAGCGCCTCGGCATCCCCGTCGTGCGGGTCGGGTTCCCCATTCATGACCGGATGGGCGGCCAGCGGATATTATCCGTAGGCTACGCCGGCTCGCTTGCATTCCTGGATCGCTTCACTAACGCGCTGCTTGAAAAGAAGCTTGCGACGTATCGGCAGTCGAAAAAAGAAGAGCTGCTAATAAAGGAGGAGGGGTGA
- a CDS encoding TOBE domain-containing protein, with amino-acid sequence MQFSARNRLPGTVKDVKLGAVMAIVKVQVGDSVIESAITREAAEELKLKAGDKVTAVVKATSVMIMK; translated from the coding sequence ATGCAGTTTAGCGCACGCAACAGGCTGCCCGGGACCGTCAAGGATGTCAAGCTGGGAGCGGTTATGGCCATCGTAAAGGTACAGGTAGGCGATAGCGTTATCGAGTCCGCCATCACCAGGGAGGCCGCCGAAGAGCTAAAGCTGAAGGCTGGCGACAAGGTGACAGCGGTGGTAAAAGCCACCTCGGTCATGATAATGAAATAA
- the tsaA gene encoding tRNA (N6-threonylcarbamoyladenosine(37)-N6)-methyltransferase TrmO, giving the protein MEVSLKVIGVIRSPFRQKDETPIQSVYSDAPGAVEVYPEYAEGLEGLEGFSHVYLVYYFDRAEARALRQKPFLDGSRERGIFATRHFNRPNPIGLSIVKLCGVKDNLLDVSGIDVLDGTPLLDIKPYVREFDRLDDIRCGWYDELGDHSGREHTPAGLRRQ; this is encoded by the coding sequence ATGGAAGTATCGCTAAAAGTCATCGGGGTGATACGCTCGCCCTTCAGGCAAAAGGACGAGACGCCCATACAGAGCGTCTACAGTGACGCGCCCGGCGCGGTGGAGGTGTACCCGGAGTACGCCGAAGGCCTTGAGGGCCTGGAGGGGTTTTCGCACGTCTACCTGGTATATTACTTTGACAGGGCTGAAGCCAGGGCTTTAAGGCAAAAGCCGTTCCTGGACGGGTCAAGGGAGCGGGGCATCTTCGCCACCAGGCACTTCAACCGCCCAAACCCGATCGGCCTGTCCATCGTAAAGCTATGTGGCGTGAAGGATAACCTGCTCGACGTATCGGGCATCGACGTCCTTGACGGCACGCCGCTCCTCGACATAAAGCCCTACGTAAGGGAGTTCGACCGGCTTGATGACATAAGGTGCGGATGGTACGATGAGCTAGGCGACCATAGCGGGCGCGAGCACACCCCCGCAGGGCTGAGGCGCCAGTAG
- a CDS encoding Fe-only nitrogenase accessory AnfO family protein: MAKEIAVFLGADGLSASLDEPGRVTVFRRAQGSWKIDREMGLSMGGVKGMHELRLKMAEIIRFMDGCTIFVARAVSGVPYFELEKAGCGVWEVAGEPADFLEDVWKQEEKERALIRMQAPPAAMPVPEEKTPGNFYINIKELQGNGADVSSKQVLQKFIRRGDFVTLVIICGHVPPWIEVEAMGSGYLLEAERLGKNEYRVKIAKKAQQ, from the coding sequence ATGGCCAAGGAAATCGCAGTATTCCTGGGGGCGGATGGCTTAAGCGCCTCGCTGGACGAGCCAGGAAGGGTCACCGTTTTTCGCCGGGCACAGGGGTCATGGAAAATTGACAGGGAAATGGGGCTATCAATGGGCGGGGTGAAAGGAATGCATGAGCTGCGCCTGAAGATGGCTGAAATAATCCGGTTCATGGATGGGTGCACGATCTTCGTGGCGAGAGCGGTGAGCGGCGTCCCATACTTTGAGCTGGAAAAGGCCGGGTGTGGCGTCTGGGAGGTCGCCGGCGAGCCTGCTGATTTTCTCGAGGACGTCTGGAAACAGGAGGAAAAGGAGCGGGCTCTGATCAGGATGCAAGCCCCGCCGGCGGCCATGCCTGTCCCCGAGGAAAAGACCCCGGGCAATTTTTATATTAACATTAAGGAGTTACAGGGAAATGGGGCGGATGTTAGCAGCAAGCAGGTCCTGCAGAAGTTCATCCGTAGGGGCGACTTTGTCACGCTTGTCATCATTTGTGGCCATGTCCCTCCGTGGATCGAGGTTGAAGCGATGGGGAGCGGATATCTCCTTGAGGCCGAGCGCCTGGGCAAGAACGAATACAGGGTCAAGATCGCCAAAAAAGCACAACAGTGA
- a CDS encoding FmdE family protein, with translation MRDERSVDIYGLMETSRIGERLKGYIMDCVRFHTFPAAGLILGVFMVDLALEKLGAKPGDRLYAVSESPKCLPDAVQVITHCTYGNHRLRVIDTGRFSIALNRFSEGSTAPGVRVFIDAKKVAAYPTLYAWYTNDYNGGADGKALLEEILRAGRSVLSWEYVNVRFTPKEKWRSVKCPSCGEMVPENRLENGVCRACGSMAYYEREMKASGQLLN, from the coding sequence ATGAGAGATGAACGCTCTGTTGATATTTACGGGCTAATGGAGACAAGCCGCATTGGCGAGAGGCTCAAGGGCTATATCATGGATTGTGTGAGGTTTCATACGTTTCCGGCGGCCGGGCTGATACTGGGCGTGTTCATGGTCGACCTCGCCCTTGAAAAGCTGGGGGCAAAGCCGGGCGACCGGCTCTACGCCGTCTCGGAGTCGCCCAAGTGCCTGCCGGACGCGGTGCAGGTTATCACCCATTGCACTTACGGTAACCACCGGCTTCGAGTCATCGACACGGGGAGGTTTTCCATAGCCCTTAACCGCTTCTCGGAGGGCAGCACTGCGCCGGGCGTTCGCGTGTTCATCGACGCTAAAAAGGTGGCCGCTTATCCTACGCTGTACGCCTGGTATACTAATGACTATAATGGCGGAGCCGATGGGAAAGCGCTCCTCGAGGAAATCCTGAGGGCGGGGAGGAGCGTCCTGTCCTGGGAGTACGTGAACGTGCGGTTTACGCCCAAGGAGAAGTGGAGGTCGGTGAAATGCCCTTCATGCGGCGAGATGGTGCCGGAGAACAGGCTAGAGAACGGCGTGTGCAGGGCATGCGGCAGCATGGCTTACTACGAGAGGGAAATGAAAGCGTCAGGGCAGCTTCTCAATTGA
- a CDS encoding ABC transporter permease, which yields MRRTKDGKGIQALAILFFLLVVAFIVLPLASLFIKMEWGGLQGYLSAPLVVDALRLSFLTSAVSTLIVVITGTPVAYVNARFEYPAKDAIDTMIDLPVVIPPAVAGLALLMAFGRRGVLGQHLNALGIDLAFTTMAVIMAQVFVSSPFFIRQARTSFEDVDRAYEHAARTLGASPLKTFMYVTVPIAMNGLVSGAILSWARALGEFGATIMFAGNFEGRTQTMPLAIYTAMQGDIDASILLSIILVAISFIVIVAVKMLTRRGLIIAQD from the coding sequence ATGCGGAGGACAAAAGATGGTAAAGGCATACAGGCCTTAGCCATCTTATTCTTCTTGCTCGTAGTCGCCTTTATCGTCCTGCCCCTGGCATCGCTATTCATAAAGATGGAGTGGGGCGGCCTGCAAGGATATTTAAGCGCCCCGCTAGTCGTGGATGCCCTGAGGCTAAGCTTCCTGACCTCTGCCGTATCGACTCTCATCGTGGTCATCACGGGCACCCCGGTGGCATACGTCAACGCCCGCTTCGAGTACCCGGCAAAGGATGCGATCGATACCATGATAGACCTGCCGGTGGTCATACCGCCCGCGGTGGCGGGACTGGCGCTCCTGATGGCCTTCGGAAGGCGGGGCGTGCTCGGGCAGCATTTGAACGCCCTCGGCATCGACCTGGCGTTCACCACCATGGCCGTGATAATGGCCCAGGTCTTCGTATCCTCGCCGTTCTTCATAAGGCAGGCCCGCACCAGCTTCGAGGACGTGGACCGGGCGTATGAGCACGCCGCGCGGACGCTGGGAGCCTCTCCCTTGAAGACTTTCATGTACGTAACGGTGCCCATCGCCATGAACGGCCTCGTATCCGGCGCAATACTATCATGGGCACGGGCCCTGGGCGAGTTCGGGGCCACCATCATGTTCGCCGGCAACTTCGAAGGGCGCACCCAGACGATGCCCCTGGCCATCTACACGGCCATGCAGGGCGACATAGACGCCTCCATATTACTATCCATCATACTCGTGGCCATCTCTTTCATCGTCATAGTGGCGGTGAAGATGCTGACGAGGAGGGGGCTCATCATTGCTCAGGATTAG